The window GGACTCGATCTCGGCCTTGATGTGCTTGACGACCTGCATGTAGGGCGGGTCGGTGCGTTGGACCTGAGGGGACACGTGTGGCTCCTTCGTGGTGAACATGATCAGTGTACTAGTACGCATATATGTCGGCCATGTGAGCTGGGGCTCTATGACCTGCAACATGCGCGTACCCAATGAATATGCCAACTGTACTAGTACGCCAAACGATCGCGTGCTATAACAGTTGCACGGCCACAGGCCGCAGCCCGGAAGAGGACTCCGGTGACCAGGGCAGAGCCCTGTCCACCGCGTGGAATCCCGGAGCGCACGAGCTTTCACAAGCCCTTGAGGCACATAGCGCGCACGCCCTGACCCCATCCCGAGCTTTCAAGGGACGGCGAAGGGAAGACGTGGCCACGGCACCCCAACAAGGGTGCGCCGCCCCGAACGATCGGGGCCGCGAGGAATGGCCGCGCCGCACCCCTGGGGTGCCTGTCCTGCCCCTCCCCGGCACAACACGGATGAGGGACACGGCAGGGACCACCCGGGTCCACACACAACAAACCGCACGTCACGAAACAGGGAGCCCCGCACCGGATGCGACCCGGGCGGGGCTCTGGCACACCCACACAACGGGAGTCCTGCAGATGCGCACCACCATGATGCCGCCCCGCGAGCGGGCCGACACCCCCGACGCCCTGGACGTGGCCGCCCTGGCACACGTCATCGACCACACCACCGACCCCGACCTGTTCGCCCCGGCCCTGCCGGGCGAGACCACCGAGGAGCTGGCGGCCCGCCGGGCGGCCGCCGCCGACATCCTGGACGACCTCCTGACGGAGGCCGCCGACGAGTTCGCCGTCACGGGGTGGTTCATGTGACCCCCGAGACGCTGCCCGCGGTCATCGTGACCGCCGTCGTGGTCTTGGTGCTCGTGCTGGGCCTTCTCCGGCTCCGCGCCGCCTACCGCAAGGTCCGCCGCACGCTCCGTCGTTGGGGCCGCACCCGCCTGGTACTCGCCCAGGTCACGCACCGCCGAAAGGGGAACCACCGCCGTGGCTGAGCTGATCTCGCTGTTCGCCTTGCTCCTGACCGGCGCGCTGGTCTGGCTGATGATCGGCGTTCCGATCGTGGAGCGCCGCGCGGACCTGGAAACCCTGCGCAAGCTGACCGGTAAGGGGGCCCGTCGTGGCTGAGGACCGTGTCCCGCTGACCGACTACATCGACGAGACCCGCGCCGAACTGGCCCGCGCGGACGCCAAGGCGTCCATGCTCGCCGCGCTCGGGGGTGCCTCGCTGGCCGTGCTCGCGGCCGGACCGCTGCTGACCGGCGACAGTGCCGCGCACTGGTTCACCCGGGCCGGAGCGCTGCTGCTCGTGCTCGCCCTGGTGGTGCTGCTGACCGTGGTCCGCCCCCGCATCCCCGGCGCTCCGTTCACCCGGATCACCGCCGACCCCGAGGGCTGGAAGCCCGAAAGCACCCGCGACCGCCTGATCAACCTCGCGGGGGTCGCTGCGACGAAGTTCGTCCGCATCCGCCTCGCCGTCGACCTGCTCATCACCGCCGCCCTCGTGATCGGGGCCGGTCTCGTCTGGATGGGAGCCACCTCGTGAACCTGCGCAAGAAGAACCCCGACACCCCGACCACGGACGTGGTCGCCACCCTGCAGGAACGGGTCCGACAGGCCCAGGCGCTCGCGTCCGTGCCCCACCAGGAGCTGTTGGCCGATCCGCGGCTGAACCCGGCGACCCGCTCGCAGGCCGACTCGCTGGAGTCGGACCGGCTCCGTACCCGCTTGGACCTGGAACACCGCCGCTTCCTGCGCACCGAGCGCGAGGCCGACCGCCGCGCGGACGAGGCCATCCGGGCCGCTCAGGCCGTCGATCAGGCCCGTGCCGCGACCGACCCGGCCTACACCGTCCTGGCGCTGGTACGCAACCGGTCCCGGTTCGCCGCCCTGTCGTTGGGGGCCTCGCTCGTGCTGAGCGTGGGGTCCGCGATGGGGTTGGAGGCGGGCGTGGTCGCGCACTACCCCGCCGCCCCGACCGGCATCGGCTACCTGGGCGAGGTCGCCCTGAGCGGCATGTCGACGGCCGCGATCATCTGGGCCGGGTTGCTGGCCCGCTCCGGCACGTTCCCCACTGGTGGTCGCCGCGCCGCGCTGCTGGGGCTGATCGTCGTTCCGCTGCTGGTGTCCATCGTGGGGTCCACGATCGGGTCCGGCCCGGCCGGGGCCGTCGCCTCGATCGGTAGCGCCGCGTTCTCCTGGTTCGCGTACCTGATCGCGGTCACCTCCGCCGACGCCATCGCCCAACTCGTCAAGCCCCTGAGCGCGACCACCACGGCGACCGAGGCCCCCGCCGACCACGAGGAGCCGACCGTCCCGCTGCCCCACCGCACCGCCGGAGAGGCCCTTCAGGTGGTCGGGGAGGAGATCGCGGAACAGGCCGCGGACTACCTGCGCTCGCACGGGAATCCGCCTGAGCGCTCGCACGGCCAGGACCGCTCGCACGGGACCGGCCCGGAGCGCTCGCACGAGGACACCGACCCCGACGACGACGGCCACGACATCGAGTCTGGGCAGGTCATTCCGTCTGAGCGCCCGTGCGAGCGGTCGCGCTCGCACGGCGACGACGAGGCAACCGAACGGGCGCTGACCGCACAGGAGCGCCGCCGCCTGGAGGGCATCCAGAACCGGCGCAGGGTCGCGGACTTCCTGTACGAGCGCCCCGACGCTCACACGGCCCAGATCGCTGAGGAGCTGGGGTTGGGAGAGTCCACCGTCCGCCGGATCCGCAAGGAACTGGAGAGCGGGGGCGAGTCGTGAAGCCCGTCAAGCACCGCCCGAAGGTGCGCCGCTGGCGCGAGGAGACCAGTCAGGGAGAGGCGTGGTGCTACGCCGTGTCCTGCCCGTGCGGCGAGGAGTTCGACGAGCACTACACCAAGCGGCTCGCGGAGTCGGACAAGGCCCGTCACCTCATCGACGTGGCCCCGCCCGTGAGCGAGCGGTGCCGCGACCCCAAGAAGCACCGGATGCAGGCGCACGACCGGTGCCCCGTCTGCGCTGACCAGCTCGTGCTGCCCGGCTTCGAGGAGATCGCATGAACCACCCCCGCATGTTGATCCAGTTCCGTCTGCCCGTCCTGCTAGCCCGGGTCGCCCACGGCACCCGCCACATGAACCCGATCGACCTGACCGTCCGCGCGGTGCTGCTCGCGGCCTGCCTGGTGGTGACCACTTGGATGATCCACCGCGGCGCGCTGGCCTGGCCCCTGGTGGTCGGCGTCGTCGGCTCGCTCAGCCTCGCGCTCGACGCCGTGGAGCTCTACGCCGCCGGTGCGCTGTGCGACGACCTGGCGGAGCAGGAGGACGACCGGTGAACCGCCGCACTGACTGGCGCACCCGCCTCGCAGCGGGTCTCGCCTTCCTCGATCACCTGCTCTGCCAGACCGACTCGCTGGTCTCCGCGTGGTTGGACATCCGCCCGGTGCGCCACACGCTGGCCGACGCCGCCGCGTGGACCGGGCGCACCTGGCGGACGCACCTGGACCGCGCACACATCCGCAAGTACGGCCCCGGCAGGGGCCTGATCGCTGTCGTCATCAACCGCCCGACCACCGAAACCACCGAGGAGACCCGTTGAGCGACTCGCAGGCATCCGAAGCCCGCCGGATCATCGCTGAACTGGACGCGATCGAGCTGGACACCGGCTCCGACATCCGCAAGTACACCGAGACCGTGCGCAAGCTCGCCCGCGCGCTGGCGATGGAGCTGGAGTTCACCGCTCAGGAGCTGGAGGCCGCCCTGGCCGAACTGCCGCCTGCGCAGGGCGAGTCCCGTCTGGCCGTGCGCCGCAAGGCCCGCTCGGTCGCCCGGCACCTGCGCCGCGCCGCTGAGGCCCAGCGGGCGGTCGGCATCGAAGGCGTGCGCACCTGGGGCTCGCTGCGCAAGCACTTCGAGCACCTGGTCAAGAAGCGCCCCAAGCGCAAGCCCCTCGACCTGACCACCTGACCTCACCGAACCCGCGGGGGCCGCCCGGTGCGGCCCCCGCCCCACCACGAAGGAGCAGAACGATGGCTCGCAACGAGCTGGTGTACCGGGGCCGGGACGAGGACACCGACAAGAAGCGCAAGGGCGCGACGTGGGGCGACTACCTGCGGCCGTGGGCCGCCGCCCCGGCGCTCATCCCGGCCGGGTTCCTCACACACTGGATGTGGGGCGACCTCGGATGGGGCACCGGCCTGGCCGCCGCCGCCATCGCGGCCGCGGGCGGGGTGGTCACCTACGCCGCGCACCGCCTGACCGGAGCGCGCACCTGGTACGCCCACCACATCTCCACCGCCATGACCGGCGGGGCCGGGGCGTGGCTGGCACTGGCGACCGCGTTCGGCCCCGGACGTCCGCTCATGGACGTGCTGCTCATCGGCGGAGCGGCCGGGGCCGCGATCGCGAACGTGCACCTGTGGGCCCGCTCGCAGGGGGCCGGGGAGACCGCGCCAAAGAAGGGCGCCGGCCGGATCCTGGCGACCTTCGAGGAGGTCGCGGCCAAGCTCGACTTGCGCAACATCAGGGCGCGCCTGCTCAGCGACACCGAGATGCAGCAGCGCCACGAGCTGACCCTGGAGAACGGCGAGACCGCCGAGTCCTTGCAGAACCGCGCGAAGGAGCTGGCGTCCGCGTACGGGGTCGCCCCCGGCGCGATCCGGGTGATCGAGGACCAGGGCCGCGCCGACAAGGCGGAGCTGGTCATCACCAAGCAGGACGTCATGGGCAAGCTCATCCCGTGGCCGGGGCTGAACCCGGCGCACGTGGGCACCTCGATCGCGGACCACCCGCTGCACCTGGGGACCTACGAGGACGGCGAGCCCTTCCACAACCAGATCACCAACCGGCACTCGCTCACGGTCGGCATGGCCGGGGCCGGGAAGTCGGTCTACGGCAAGGTCAAGATGGTGCAGGTCGCCGCGAGGAAGGACACCTTCACGCTCGCCATCGACCTGGCCAAAGGCCGCCAGACGCTCGGACCGATCGAGGGCGCGATCGGCTGGCCCGCCTACGACAAGAAGGCCGCCCGCGGCCAACTGGCCGCGATCAAGCGCGCGATCAAGGCCCGCGCGAACCACCTGGCCGACCAGGGGAACTCGCAGTGGGTGCCCGGGTGCGGGCTGACCTTCCTGCACATCCTGGTAGAGGAAGCCGCTGAGGTGGTCGACTTCGACGAGATCGTGGAGGTGGCCCGGGTCTCCCGGTCGGTCGGCATGCACCTGGACCTGTCGTTGCAGCGGGCCACGTGGGGCAACCTCGACACGGACACGCGCGCGAACCTGGGTGATGGGCTGTGCTTCGGCGTCCGCGACTTCGCCGACGCCAGCTTCGTCCTGCCGGACTACGTCACCGACGCCGGGTGCGACCCCTCGCGGTGGCGCAAGTCCAAGCCGGGCGCCGCGTACGCCGCGATCGAGCACGTGGACCCCGACCGGCACGTCGTGGCCGCCAAGATGTTCGGTCCGCCGACCACCGACCCCAAAGACGAGAACAAGGTCCTCACAGCCGAAGCCAACTCGCTCCCATCCCAGGACGAGAAGCTGGACGCCATCACGCGGGCCGCGTTCGGTGCCGAGTACGCCGAGTACCTCGCGACCCGCCCTGGTGGGTCCTCCACTCCGGCCGCGCCCGCGGTTCAGGTGCCTTCCCCCGCCGTGACGGTGGCCACGACCACCGACATGGACGACACCGTGACCGAGGAGGAGCTGATCGTGGACCCCGACATCGAGCCGGTCGTGCTCACCACCCCGGACGACGACCCCGAGATCCAGGGCGACATCGACGCGGAGATCCCGCCCCTGGACCCTGAGGACGATTTCGTTCTGCCGACCCGCAAGAAGGGCACCAAGGCCAGCGCGGAGGAAGCGCGCGCTGCCCTGGAGGGCGTCCTGGAGGGGTGGGGGCCGGGCCACCAGTTCACGGTCTGGGACGCCACGGTGGCCATGCAGGAGCGGGGCGCGGAGCGCAAGAAGAGCTGGTTCTACAACAAGCTCACGGCCCTGGCGGAAGACGGACGCCTGCGCCACGAGGATGACGGCTCCTGGACGATCCTGGAGTCCCGCGAGTTGATCGACGCCTGACGCCGAACAGGAAGGCCCGCCCCGAGGCGGGCCTTCCTGCGTTCCAGACCGGCTTCCAAACCCATTCCAGACCGGCTTCCAAACCTCGGTTCCAACCCCGTTCCAAACCGGTTTGGAAGGGTCCTGACCTGTAACACCGCGCCGGGGCGTCCAGACCGGCGTCCGCACCGACCCCGACGCCCGGGTGATGGCTCTGCCTGCCGACCTCCACTGAGGAGATCGGCAGGCGGGGGGACCACCCGGTCCACCACACGACGACGGCCCCACCCTCAGCTTGCAGGCACAGGGTGGGGCCATCTCTCTCCCATCAGAGAGGTGTCACCAGTATGACCGCTCAGCCCACCGAACCCACGACCGCCACCACCACCCGAGACCTGCGCTGCCAGGCTGTGCAGATCCTCGCGCGATTGCTCTCGGAGGACCTGCCCGAGATCACCTGGCAGGTGTACGAGGTCAGCAGGTTCCTGGACCTGTACACCGGCCGCCCCCAAGACCACGAGGTTCTGAACGGTCACGCCGACTCCCAACAGGCCGTACGCGCGTGGGCCGACTACCTGGGCACCTCGGTGAGCCTCCGGCACGGCGACACCCCTCAGGCCAGTGCGGTGATCGACGGCGTCGGAGTGCGTGTGTGGTGCGCCCCCGAACACCGCGACGACCTGGCCGAGGGGCAGGTGTGATGACGCGCCGCCCCCGTCTGCTGGATCTGTACTCCGGTGCAGGAGGCGCCGCGATGGGCTACCACCTGGCCGGATTCGATGTGGTCGGCGTGGATATCCATCACCAGCCGAACTATCCGTTCGAACACCACGTGGCCGACGCCTTGGAGTACGTCACCGAACACGGGCACGAGTTCGACGCGCTTCACGGATCGCCGACCTGTCAGACGTTCGCCAACGTCACCTCCTGGCGTGGCGACCAGTCCAAGTATCCCGACCTGCTGACCCCCACAAGGACTGCCTTCCAAGCCACTGGCCTGCCCTGGGTGATCGAGAACGTCCCGGAGGCCCCTCTGCGACACGACCTGCTCCTGTGCGGGTCCATGTTCGGGCTGCACGTGCGTCGCCACCGGGCTTTCGAGACGTCCTGGGGTGCGTTCCAGCTCACCGCACCGTGCTTCCACCATCCGGGTCTGCTGCCGTTCGAGCACAAGGGTGAGCGCGCTTACGCGGACGCGATGGGGTGCACCTGGATGACCAACATCGAAGGTCGTCAGGCGATCCCTCCTGCCTACACGGAGCACATCGGCATGTACCTCAGGAGTCTGGTGGGCTCTCCCAGCCATGCGAATCGGAGTAGCGGTGATCCCGGCTGATCCTGGCACGGTACGCGGGCGGTGGCTGCGCTGTGTCTACGCCACCGCCCGCGTCCCCGACAGCGTGCGCGTACTGCTGCTCGTTCTGGCGGAGCACATGGACGACGACGGCCGTGTCGAGGTCGGTCGGGACGAACTCGCGACGCTGCTCTCGAGATCACCGCAGCGGGTCTCCACACGCCTCTCCGACGCAGTAGGAGCCGGGCTCCTGCACCAGGTGCGTCGGGGCAACCGAGGGGCGAAGTCCGCCTTCCAGGCGCTCATCCCGGAAGAAGAATCGGTCACCCCCGGGGGTGACACGTTTCCGAGGAAACAGGTCTCGATCTCAAGACCCCTTTCCGAGGAAACGAGTCTCCCCCGAGGGGGACCTGTTTCCCAGGAAACGGATCGCCCCCGGGGGAGACTAGAAGGCCCGTCTTCGTCACCCCCGGGGGTGACGAAGACAGCCGCCCCTATAGGGGAAGGTGCGCGGGAACATCCGCCACAGACCACTCCCGCCGACTCCCCCGAACGACCGGACACGCCCGCTCCGATCG is drawn from Nocardiopsis dassonvillei subsp. dassonvillei DSM 43111 and contains these coding sequences:
- a CDS encoding YIP1 family protein, yielding MNLRKKNPDTPTTDVVATLQERVRQAQALASVPHQELLADPRLNPATRSQADSLESDRLRTRLDLEHRRFLRTEREADRRADEAIRAAQAVDQARAATDPAYTVLALVRNRSRFAALSLGASLVLSVGSAMGLEAGVVAHYPAAPTGIGYLGEVALSGMSTAAIIWAGLLARSGTFPTGGRRAALLGLIVVPLLVSIVGSTIGSGPAGAVASIGSAAFSWFAYLIAVTSADAIAQLVKPLSATTTATEAPADHEEPTVPLPHRTAGEALQVVGEEIAEQAADYLRSHGNPPERSHGQDRSHGTGPERSHEDTDPDDDGHDIESGQVIPSERPCERSRSHGDDEATERALTAQERRRLEGIQNRRRVADFLYERPDAHTAQIAEELGLGESTVRRIRKELESGGES
- a CDS encoding FtsK/SpoIIIE domain-containing protein, encoding MARNELVYRGRDEDTDKKRKGATWGDYLRPWAAAPALIPAGFLTHWMWGDLGWGTGLAAAAIAAAGGVVTYAAHRLTGARTWYAHHISTAMTGGAGAWLALATAFGPGRPLMDVLLIGGAAGAAIANVHLWARSQGAGETAPKKGAGRILATFEEVAAKLDLRNIRARLLSDTEMQQRHELTLENGETAESLQNRAKELASAYGVAPGAIRVIEDQGRADKAELVITKQDVMGKLIPWPGLNPAHVGTSIADHPLHLGTYEDGEPFHNQITNRHSLTVGMAGAGKSVYGKVKMVQVAARKDTFTLAIDLAKGRQTLGPIEGAIGWPAYDKKAARGQLAAIKRAIKARANHLADQGNSQWVPGCGLTFLHILVEEAAEVVDFDEIVEVARVSRSVGMHLDLSLQRATWGNLDTDTRANLGDGLCFGVRDFADASFVLPDYVTDAGCDPSRWRKSKPGAAYAAIEHVDPDRHVVAAKMFGPPTTDPKDENKVLTAEANSLPSQDEKLDAITRAAFGAEYAEYLATRPGGSSTPAAPAVQVPSPAVTVATTTDMDDTVTEEELIVDPDIEPVVLTTPDDDPEIQGDIDAEIPPLDPEDDFVLPTRKKGTKASAEEARAALEGVLEGWGPGHQFTVWDATVAMQERGAERKKSWFYNKLTALAEDGRLRHEDDGSWTILESRELIDA
- a CDS encoding DNA cytosine methyltransferase, with translation MTRRPRLLDLYSGAGGAAMGYHLAGFDVVGVDIHHQPNYPFEHHVADALEYVTEHGHEFDALHGSPTCQTFANVTSWRGDQSKYPDLLTPTRTAFQATGLPWVIENVPEAPLRHDLLLCGSMFGLHVRRHRAFETSWGAFQLTAPCFHHPGLLPFEHKGERAYADAMGCTWMTNIEGRQAIPPAYTEHIGMYLRSLVGSPSHANRSSGDPG